The Panicum hallii strain FIL2 chromosome 9, PHallii_v3.1, whole genome shotgun sequence genome has a window encoding:
- the LOC112873588 gene encoding probable adenylate kinase 1, chloroplastic — protein MAALQRLLRAAASGGAVTAAARRRMGSLAAEQAPPVAPAPKGFPFAAEERMRRRPAAERNVQWVFLGCPGVGKGTYASRLSRLLGVPHIATGDLVRDELASTGPLAAQLAEIVNQGKLVSDEIIINLLSKRLKKGEDQGESGFILDGFPRTVKQAEILDGVTDIDMVVNLKLREDVLVEKCLGRRICSQCGKNFNVACIDVKGEDGLPAIYMEPLLPPNNCMSKMITRADDTEEVVRNRLRIYNDMSQPVEGFYREQGKLLEFDLPGGIPESWPKLLHVLNLEDQEELKLAAA, from the exons ATGGCGGCCTTGCAGAGGCTCCTCCGGGCAGCCGCCTCCGGTGGCgcggtgacggcggcggccaggaggcGCATGGGGTCGCTGGCGGCGGAGCAGGCGCCTCCCGTGGCGCCGGCGCCGAAGGGGTTCCCGTTCGCGGCGGAGGAGAGGATGAGGCGGCGCCCGGCGGCGGAGCGGAACGTGCAGTGGGTGTTCCTGGGCTGCCCCGGCGTGGGCAAGGGCACCTACGCGAGCCGCCTCTCGCGCCTCCTCGGCGTGCCCCACATCGCAACGGGGGACCTTGTTCGCGACGAGCTCGCCTCCACCGGGCCCCTTGCTGCGCAG CTTGCTGAAATTGTTAACCAGGGGAAATTGGTTTCTGATGAGATCATTATCAATCTATTGTCCAAAAGGCTTAAGAAAGGAGAAGACCAGGGAGAATCTGGATTTATTCTTGATGGTTTTCCACGTACAGTAAAACAAGCG GAAATTCTTGATGGGGTTACGGACATCGATATGGTTGTTAATCTAAAACTGAGGGAAGATGTCTTAGTAGAAAAGTGCCTTGGCAGAAGGATTTGCAGCCAGTGTGGAAAGAACTTCAATGTGGCCTGCATTGATGTTAAGGGTGAAGACGGATTACCAGCAATCTACATGGAACCATTATTACCCCCAAATAACTGCATGTCGAAGATGATCACCCGAGCTGATGATACTGAAGAGGTGGTCAGAAATCGGCTTCGGATCTATAATGACATG AGTCAACCTGTGGAGGGTTTCTATAGGGAGCAGGGGAAGCTCTTGGAATTTGACTTGCCTGGAGGGATCCCTGAATCTTGGCCAAAGCTGCTCCATGTTCTGAATCTTGAAGACCAAGAGGAGTTGAAGTTGGCTGCTGCATAG
- the LOC112873587 gene encoding epidermal growth factor receptor substrate 15-like, which translates to MAGMEAFEAYFRRADLDQDGRISGQEAVAFFQGANLPQQVLAQVWMHADQNKTGFLGRPEFFNALRLVTVAQSGRQLTPDIVQSALYGPAAARIPAPKIATGPAPPQMGVAGAARPQGSVAMMTPGQVGAAAAAPRPQGSGVIPTSTQVSMPQVNPGAASRPQGINSMMPAAGQSGALQATQFAGPRAMQSQPSNMGFNQQPPSSTGFMQPPQVGVPASSLQAQAPGTNQGPLGGGGMGGSVGWQGSNVASAGGIPQATPGAAPSQATRGGFGLGLPGTMSGMAAGQQVQAMSSSPLPPQSNIAVSPQDSKALVLSGNGPASSSGSSTDIFSALTQPKPSVSAPAPLTSTIPSSSSFMSTPTGSQNLTNLGQLGSLHGNSQPQQTQPITKPNLPAPAAPVVSAGISNSASQWPKISQSDIQKYMKVFGDVDRDRDGKITGAEARTLFLSWRLPREVLKQVWDLSDQDNDGMLSLREFCIALYLMERHRAGTPLPPALPDSLRHDETLLRATGLPSTAYNGPSWQQNQGLPQRGPGAPGMPTSGVRPPLPQHLQSQTNGTSRPGQPRPHMPGMDNHVVTQGSKDERSGVNSAVQEVADASKKVEVEKQVLDSREKLEYYRTKMQDLVLYKSRCDNRLNEITERASSDKREVESLAKKYEEKYKQVAELASKLAVEEAAFRDVQERKVELHDALVKMVQGGSVDGLLQVRADRIQHQLEEMEKALSERCKHFGLEFKSSATVELPSGWEHGTQEGTIEWDEDWDKFEDEGFGIVKDNGTIHENPVSAENTKLPSLWDDGDDMSSVASSNGHIKDEKRYSGGDRVAESEIGYDFGDDSVRSPGSAAGRSASGSPLKSSRFGMHDSSPSKRETYSGHGGSESVFGDKFADETSWNFDDQDTDSVWGSTALNTEADHHGGTHNSFFGSEAGSPSGASVFGKKRSSFFDDSVPSTPAYTSGFSPKFGESRDDSSSYNFGRFDSFRSEDTGFFPQESRFSRFDSISSSKGETVSGFDTGNSSRNFGRFDSFDDADPFGSSGPFKASGSRSPPKF; encoded by the exons ATGGCGGGGATGGAGGCCTTTGAGGCCTACTTCCGCCGCGCGGATTTGGACCAGGACGGCCGCATCAGCGGCCAGGAGGCCGTCGCCTTCTTCCAGGGCGCCAATCTGCCGCAGCAAGTCCTCGCCCAG GTATGGATGCACGCCGATCAGAACAAGACCGGCTTCCTCGGCCGCCCGGAGTTCTTCAACGCGCTGCGCCTCGTCACCGTGGCGCAGAGCGGGCGTCAGCTCACACCCGACATAGTGCAGTCGGCGCTGTATGGTCCAGCCGCGGCTAGAATTCCAGCTCCGAAGATTGCCACAGGACCGGCTCCTCCACAGATGGGTGTGGCGGGGGCTGCTAGGCCGCAGGGGAGTGTTGCTATGATGACTCCAGGGCAGGTTGGAGCGGCTGCTGCCGCACCAAGGCCCCAGGGGAGTGGCGTGATCCCGACTTCTACTCAAGTTAGCATGCCGCAGGTGAACCCTGGAGCTGCTTCAAGACCCCAAGGGATCAATTCTATGATGCCAGCTGCAGGTCAGAGTGGTGCTCTGCAGGCAACTCAATTTGCTGGACCAAGGGCAATGCAATCCCAGCCTTCTAACATGGGATTTAATCAACAACCCCCTTCAAGTACTGGTTTCATGCAGCCACCTCAGGTGGGAGTTCCAGCATCATCACTTCAAGCTCAAGCACCTGGAACCAATCAAGGTCCACTGGGTGGAGGCGGCATGGGAGGATCTGTCGGTTGGCAAGGTAGTAATGTTGCCTCGGCGGGAGGTATTCCACAAGCTACACCAGGAGCTGCTCCTTCACAGGCAACACGAGGTGGATTTGGCCTAGGATTGCCTGGCACAATGAGCGGCATGGCTGCTGGACAGCAGGTACAAGCAATGTCCTCTTCGCCATTGCCTCCGCAGAGCAATATTGCTGTTTCGCCTCAGGATTCAAAAGCTTTGGTACTGTCTGGAAATGGTCCTGCCAGTAGCTCAGGATCAAGCACAGACATCTTCTCTGCTCTTACGCAGCCAAAACCAAGCGTATCTGCACCTGCACCTCTGACAAGCACGATTCCCAGCTCATCCAGTTTTATGTCCACACCAACTGGATCTCAGAACCTGACTAATCTTGGACAGCTTGGTTCTTTGCATGGTAACAGCCAACCTCAACAGACTCAGCCTATCACAAAGCCGAACCTTCCTGCTCCAGCTGCACCTGTTGTTTCTGCTGGGATTTCTAATTCAGCTTCCCAGTGGCCAAAAATTAGTCAATCTGACATCCAGAAGTACATGAAAGTCTTTGGGGATGTTGATAGGGATAGAGATGGCAAAATAACTGGTGCAGAAGCTCGCACTCTGTTCCtcagttggaggcttccaagaG AGGTCCTGAAGCAAGTGTGGGATTTGTCTGACCAAGATAACGATGGCATGCTTTCTCTGAGAGAGTTTTGCATTGCTCTTTATTTAATGGAGAGGCACCGAGCTGGAACTCCTCTCCCCCCAGCACTTCCTGACTCTCTTAGGCATGATGAGACATTGTTACGAGCTACAGGATTGCCTTCAACAGCATACAATGGCCCATCATGGCAACAAAATCAAG GATTACCACAAAGAGGCCCTGGAGCACCTGGCATGCCTACCAGTGGTGTGCGGCCACCCTTGCCACAACATTTGCAATCACAAACTAATGGCACTAGCAGACCAGGGCAGCCAAGACCTCACATGCCTGGTATGGATAATCACGTGGTAACTCAAGGAAGCAAAGATGAGAGAAGTGGAGTGAACTCAGCTGTGCAAGAGGTGGCAGATGCTTCTAAGAAG GTTGAAGTGGAGAAGCAGGTCCTGGATTCCAGAGAGAAACTGGAGTACTACCGCACAAAGATGCAGGATCTT GTCCTGTATAAAAGTCGGTGCGACAATAGGCTGAATGAGATCACAGAAAGGGCGTCCTCTGATAAACGGGAG GTGGAATCGTTGGCTAAGAAATACGAAGAGAAGTACAAGCAAGTGGCAGAATTAGCTTCCAAACTGGCAGTTGAAGAAGCTGCATTTCGCGACGTTCAG GAGAGAAAAGTTGAGCTGCATGATGCATTAGTTAAAATGGTACAGGGCGGGAGTGTTGACGGTTTGCTTCAG GTTCGAGCCGATCGAATCCAACATCAATTAGAGGAGATGGAGAAAGCTCTTAGTGAACGGTGCAAGCATTTTGGACTCGAATTCAAGTCATCCGCTACTGTTGAGCTTCCTTCTG GTTGGGAACATGGGACGCAAGAGGGAACCATCGAGTGGGATGAAGACTGGGATAAATTTGAGGACGAAG GGTTTGGTATTGTGAAGGATAATGGCACGATACATGAAAACCCAGTTTCTGCTGAAAATACAAAATTACCATCTCTTTGGGATGATGGGGATGATATGTCCTCTGTTGCATCTTCTAATGGTCATATCAAGGATGAAAAGCGTTACAGTGGTGGTGACCGAGTGGCTGAGAGTGAGATAGGATATGATTTTGGTGATGATTCTGTGAGGAGCCCTGGTAGTGCTGCTGGAAGGAGTGCCTCAGGAAGTCCATTGAAATCTTCCCGCTTTGGGATGCATGACTCATCTCCCAGCAAAAGAGAAACCTACAG TGGCCATGGTGGTTCTGAATCTGTTTTCGGAGACAAGTTTGCTGATGAAACTTCCTGGAACTTTGATGATCAAGATACTGACTCTGTTTGGGGTTCTACTGCTCTGAACACT GAGGCTGACCATCATGGTGGCACACATAACTCTTTCTTTGGGTCTGAGGCAGGCTCGCCAAGTGGCGCTAGTGTATTTGGAAAGAAGAGAAGTTCGTTCTTTGATGATTCCGTCCCAAGTACACCTGCATACACCTCTGGATTCTCACCCAAATTCGGTGAAAGCCGTGATGATAGCTCCTCTTATAACTTTGGGAGGTTTGATTCCTTCAGATCCGAAGACACTGGATTCTTCCCTCAGGAAAGTCGGTTTTCCAGGTTTGACTCCATTAGCAGCTCCAAAGGAGAGACTGTGTCAGGATTTGATACAGGGAATAGCTCACGGAATTTTGGTCGGTTTGACTCTTTTGATGATGCCGATCCATTCGGTTCAAGTGGACCTTTTAAAGCATCCGGAAGCCGGTCTCCCCCTAAGTTCTGA